In Caulobacter segnis ATCC 21756, the sequence CCTTCAACGTCTTGCCCTGAACGAGCAGCGCGTTGCGGACGGCCGCGGCGCAGACGATGGCGGTGCCGTGCTGGTCGTCGTGGAACACCGGGATGTTCATCCGCTCGCGCAGGGCGCGCTCGATGACGAAGCACTCGGGGGCCTTGATGTCTTCCAGGTTCACGCCGCCGAACGTCGGCTCGAGCGCCGCCACCACCTCGATGAAGCGGTCGGGATCCTTGGCGTCGACCTCGATGTCGAAGACGTCTATGCCGGCGAACTTCTTGAAGAGGACGGCCTTGCCCTCCATCACCGGCTTGGACGCCAGCGGGCCGATATCGCCCAGGCCCAGCACCGCGGTGCCGTTCGAGATGACCGCGACCAGATTGCCGCGCGCGGTGTAGTCGCGGGCGGTGTCGGGGTCGTCGGCGATCGCCAGGCACGGCGCGGCGACGCCAGGCGAATAGGCGAGAGCGAGGTCGCGCTGGGTGGCCATCCGCTTGGTGGCTTCGATCGCCAGCTTTCCGGGCCGCGGGAGGCGGTGATAGTCCAACGCCGCCTTGCGGAAATCCTCGTCCATTGGTCTTCCTCTAGAAGCTCTGCGCGTTTTCGCGCGGCCCGTCTCGGTCGCGGGCCGTTCACCCGTCTAGCTACCGGGGATGACCGGCTTTTCCAACCCTGTGCGACCGGGGAATGATTTCATTTGTGATAGCGGTAACATCGCGTCGCTCGTCCGAGGGGCTCTCGCAAGTAATAAATCTATTATATAATGCCTGCGCTTCGGGCGCCGCGCGCCATGTTCCTCGGCGGTTCGGCGATCGCGTTTCGCGGGCGCCTCGCGATGCTGGACATGGCGACGCGCGCGGCCGAGCATCGACTCGATCGGAGTGCGGACGATGAGCGGATTGACGACACACATCCTCGACCAGGCGGCGGGCAGGCCGGCGGCGGGCGTCGCGGTGCGCGTCTCGTGGCGCGAGGGCGAGGCCCTGTCGCCGGTCGCCGAACTGCGCACCGACGCCGATGGTCGGGCGCGCCTGATCGATGGCGAGGCCCTGGCGGTCGGCGGCTATCGCCTGGAGTTTTCGATCGGCGACCACTTCAAGGCCTCGGGCCTGCCGGTCACTGATCCGCCGTTCCTGGATGTGGTGGTGATCGATTTCGCCGTCTCGAACACCGCGCAGCACTGGCACGTGCCGCTGCTGGTCTCGCCCTACGGCTATTCCACCTACCGGGGCAGCTGATGGGCGAGGTGATCCGTTTCCTGCTGGACGGCCAGGTGCAGGAGGTGCGCGGGGCCAATCCCACCACCACCCTGCTGGAACACCTGCGCGGCCCCATGCGCCGCACAGGCACCAAGGAAGGCTGCGCCGAGGGCGACTGCGGCTCGTGCACCGTCTTGGTCGGCGAGGCGGAGGGGGACACGGTCGCCTGGCGGGCGGTCAACGCCTGCATCCAGTTCCTGCCCATGCTGCACGGCAAGGCGCTGATGACGGTGGAGAGCCTGGTCAAGGACGATGCGCTGCATCCGGTCCAAGAGGCCATGGTCGAGAAGCACGGCTCGCAATGCGGCTTCTGCACGCCCGGGATCGTCATGTCGCTTTATGGCCGCGCGGTCGGAGCCAAAGGCGCGGACGCGCCGGTCGGCGAGGTGCTGGCCGGCAACCTGTGCCGCTGCACCGGCTATGGCCCAATCATCGAGGTCGCAAAGGCTGTGACGGCCGAGGCCGCGCCGGCGGTCGATCTGGCCGCCGTGCGTGACGAGACCATGCTGGCGCTGAGCTTCGAGGACGAGGTCCACGGCGTGACGCGGACATGGCTGTCGCCGCGAACGCTCGACGAGCTGGCGCAAGCCTATCTGCAGCACCCCGACGCCACGATCGTCGCCGGAGCGACCGATGTCGGCCTCTGGGTCACCAAGCAGCGGCGGCCGCTGCCGACCCTGATCAGCGTGTCCGAGGTGGCGGAGCTCAAGGCGATCGAGGAGACGCCCGACGAGCTGCGGATCGGCGCGGGCGTCCGCTATGTCGACGCGATCGATGTGCTGGCTCGGCTCTATCCGGACCTGGGCGTGATGATGCGGCGGCTGGGCTCGACCCAGGTGCGCAACAGCGGCACGATCGGCGGCAACATCGCCAATGGCTCGCCGATCGGCGACATGCCGCCGGCCCTGATCGCGGCCGAGGCGACCCTGGTCCTGCGGCGTGGGAACGAGCGGCGCGAACTGCCGCTGGAGGCCTTCTTCCTCGAGTACGGCAAGCAGGATCGGCGACCTGGCGAGTTCGTCGAGGCGGTCGTGGTTCCGAAGCTTCCGGTGGGACGGATCTTCAAGGTCTTCAAGCTGTCCAAGCGGTTCGACCAGGACATCTCGGCGGTCTGCGGCGCGTTCTCGATCGCGGTCGAGGATGGTGTCGTGACGGACGCGCGCATCGCCTTCGGCGGCATGGCCGGGACGCCCAAGCGCGCCAAAGCCTGCGAGGCGGCCCTGGTCGGTCAGTCCTGGAGCGAGGCGACGGTCGAGGCGGCGATGGCCGCCCTGGAGACCGACTACGCGCCGATGAGCGACATGCGCGCCTCGGCGACCTACCGCGCCCTGGCCGCGCGCAACATGCTGCGCAAGGTGTTCCTGGAGAGCCTATCGCCCGATCTCGAAACCCGCGTCATTCCGGAGAGCGCCCATGGCTGACTCCGGCGTCGCCCCCGCGATCACCGCGCCGCGCGGCGTGAACGCGCCCCTGCCGCACGACAGCGCCGAACGGCATGTGGCGGGCTCGGCGATCTATGTGGATGACCTGCCCCAGCCGCCGGGGCTGCTGCACGTGCACCTGGGCACGAGCACGCGAGCCCACGCCCGGATCGCCAAGCTGGACCTGTCGGCCGTGCGGGCCTCGCCCGGCGTGGTGCTGGTGCTGAGCGCGCATGACATTCCCGGGGAGAACGACGTCAGCCCGGTGATCCACGACGATCGGCTTTTCGCTGACGGCGAGGTCCTCCACGTCGGCCAGAGCCTGTTCGCGGTCGCCGCGACCTCGATCGCCGCCGCCCGCGCCGCCGCGGCCAAGGCCGTGGTCGAGTACGAGGATCTTCCGGCCGCCATCGACATCGCCGCCGCCCGGGCCATGGACCTGAAGATCGAGGCCAGCCAGCGCATGGCGCGCGGCGACGCGCGGGCGGCGCTGGACGCCTCGCCGCGACGGATCCAGGGCGGCTTTTCGATGGGCGGCCAGGATCACTTCTATCTTGAGGGCCAGGTCGCCCTGGCCACGCCGCGCGAAGGCGGCGACGTCCACATCTGGTCGTCGACCCAGCACCCCAGCGAGGTGCAACACCTGATCGCCCGCGTGTTGGACCGGCCCCATACGGCGGTCACCGTCGAGGTCCGCCGCATGGGCGGAGGCTTTGGCGGCAAGGAGACGCAAGCCTCGCTGTTCGCCGCCGCCGCCGCCCTGGTCGCGGTCAAGACCGGCCGCCCGGCCAAGTGCCGGCCCGACCGCGACGAGGACATGGTCATGACCGGCAAACGGCATGACTTCGAGGTCGCCTACGACGTTGGCTTCGACGACGAGGGGCGGTTGACGGGTCTTTCGCTGGAGCTGGCCTCGCGCTGCGGGGCGACGACCGACCTGTCGATGGCGATCAACGACCGGGCGATGTTCCACGCCGACAACACCTACTTCCTGCCGGCGGTCGAGATCGTGTCGCACCGGTTCAAGACCCACACCGTCTCGAACACCGCTTTCCGGGGCTTTGGCGGCCCGCAGGGCATGCTGGCGATCGAGCGGGTGATGGACGCGGTCGCCGCCGAGGTCGGCCTCGATCCGCTAGAGGTGCGCCGCCGCAACCTCTATGGCGGCGAGGGCCGGAACCTGACGCCCTACCACCAGGTGGTCGAGGACAATGTCGCGCCGCAGTTGATCGAGGAACTGGCCGCGTCCTGCGATTACGAGGCCCGCCGCCGCGAGATCGAGGCGTTCAACAA encodes:
- the xdhB gene encoding xanthine dehydrogenase molybdopterin binding subunit, which gives rise to MADSGVAPAITAPRGVNAPLPHDSAERHVAGSAIYVDDLPQPPGLLHVHLGTSTRAHARIAKLDLSAVRASPGVVLVLSAHDIPGENDVSPVIHDDRLFADGEVLHVGQSLFAVAATSIAAARAAAAKAVVEYEDLPAAIDIAAARAMDLKIEASQRMARGDARAALDASPRRIQGGFSMGGQDHFYLEGQVALATPREGGDVHIWSSTQHPSEVQHLIARVLDRPHTAVTVEVRRMGGGFGGKETQASLFAAAAALVAVKTGRPAKCRPDRDEDMVMTGKRHDFEVAYDVGFDDEGRLTGLSLELASRCGATTDLSMAINDRAMFHADNTYFLPAVEIVSHRFKTHTVSNTAFRGFGGPQGMLAIERVMDAVAAEVGLDPLEVRRRNLYGGEGRNLTPYHQVVEDNVAPQLIEELAASCDYEARRREIEAFNKASPVLKKGVALTPVKFGISFTTTHLNQAGALIHLYADGSILLNHGGTEMGQGLNIKVAQIVAQAFQVDASRVKITSTVTDKVPNTSATAASSGADLNGMAALNAAETIKARLVDFAAAKWSVAPEAIAFTPDGVRVGEKTFEFGWFARQAYLARISLSATGFYATPKIHYDRATHTGRPFYYFAYGAACSEVLIDTLTGEMKVTRADILHDVGKSLNPAIDLGQIEGGFVQGMGWLTTEELVYDGEGRLRTHAPSTYKIPTCGDRPAHLDIRLWKAGRNVEATVHRSKAVGEPPFMLAISVHSAINHAVSSVGDYKIFPELNAPATPEAILMACEDVRRRARA
- the xdhA gene encoding xanthine dehydrogenase small subunit, with the translated sequence MGEVIRFLLDGQVQEVRGANPTTTLLEHLRGPMRRTGTKEGCAEGDCGSCTVLVGEAEGDTVAWRAVNACIQFLPMLHGKALMTVESLVKDDALHPVQEAMVEKHGSQCGFCTPGIVMSLYGRAVGAKGADAPVGEVLAGNLCRCTGYGPIIEVAKAVTAEAAPAVDLAAVRDETMLALSFEDEVHGVTRTWLSPRTLDELAQAYLQHPDATIVAGATDVGLWVTKQRRPLPTLISVSEVAELKAIEETPDELRIGAGVRYVDAIDVLARLYPDLGVMMRRLGSTQVRNSGTIGGNIANGSPIGDMPPALIAAEATLVLRRGNERRELPLEAFFLEYGKQDRRPGEFVEAVVVPKLPVGRIFKVFKLSKRFDQDISAVCGAFSIAVEDGVVTDARIAFGGMAGTPKRAKACEAALVGQSWSEATVEAAMAALETDYAPMSDMRASATYRALAARNMLRKVFLESLSPDLETRVIPESAHG
- the uraH gene encoding hydroxyisourate hydrolase, coding for MSGLTTHILDQAAGRPAAGVAVRVSWREGEALSPVAELRTDADGRARLIDGEALAVGGYRLEFSIGDHFKASGLPVTDPPFLDVVVIDFAVSNTAQHWHVPLLVSPYGYSTYRGS